In the Populus trichocarpa isolate Nisqually-1 chromosome 1, P.trichocarpa_v4.1, whole genome shotgun sequence genome, one interval contains:
- the LOC7490707 gene encoding protein RST1 isoform X2: protein MDSYTPLLQKTRVPQPSLQKFAVISIFSKLRSAPSYLDPDSEPGREAISQCLRSASPSVVDQSVRELCRLLLDSRLDLSRTLLELQSALEGSDPKFVGLFVKALGFVVRVGFQRNHGSWRFSSIENHPFVMILSSRTEVQSELVQQVLLFFGQNRRSGMVEICEFLRPFLNFSILRVPFSNSSSSLFARQLISSMASFCCSFPDEAIPVLKLLIGCLKHASHKNSDELKNSYYFLESIVDAYTVVLRHLVGTGLLVTEAQLFGVELSDAILSLLTCHHRHAGSSEPIVELVKRLFVAQKNLSLQYMPEISSTLLSLFVVLIQSDLEYEQLSLLKLLNFLLKWKSEKEYEVDRVKCATSEELLFTFPVINLLSSTSRSIKGEAAELLVTLEKVLVELSKAPKAGLAKEGGFPPISSLGSIAYRLLRCLWFQDQFLLPTSFLNFASSGKTDVKVMHQKPRHWASQLREYILSIVDRRKSSLSVSQSQERFTRELPPLLGAITGVLVMHRSFGDTAIDLLGAIGIVDPKQGVPLLLAILFYSNIFTSKDISYQNMLPKLLALLPSLASHSVMIPLIIQTILPMLQKDGKPVLYATGARLLCQTWAINDRAFGSLQAILLPKGLTEFKHERNILISLAASIRDICRKNPDRGVDLILSVSACIESQDHIIKALGFQSLAHLCEADVIDFYTAWDVIGKHAVDYTTDPALAQSICLLLRWGAMDAEAYSEASRNVLQILWGIGTAVHVSHALEWARARIFAFEALSQYEVTHIQIGIPDFKTVNTDLLLRETNLDVLTAMEGFQVKIITHEHVNRRRLVKEKKIAGSKIEKLLNVFPQVLVSGIKGSAGQLPGAALLCLSFTPKDVNSQCLSRVSVDFHAGYESALVEIAASLQLSRNIFTALLSLQSWKSFMRRWIRANISSLDAKAPSVSLDKTSKAATDILKRVMRLAEESIPSSAENIALAIGALCVVLAPSTHTVKSTASKFLLNWLFQNEHDHRQWSAAISLGLVSSCLHVTDHKQKFENITGLIKVLHGSKSILVKGACGLGLGFACQDLLTRFEAADNVDLDKEKYKAQEVDLLGKILRTLLLMTSQLSNASYDILESLPPFFSMGANDMEINLTSDQLLEKCDDLEEDPWGVAGLVLGLGISFSAIYRAGAHDAMLKIKDLIISWIPHVNSLVTNSSFSSEGREKALSVGSCLALPSVVAFCRRVEMINDNELDQLLKGYHELISELLSVKKSGTFHQSLMLASCIGAGSLIACILNEGVHPLEAEFVKGLLEMFRKCYCSSFPPIIHLGGMLGVVNAMGAGAGILVHAHHFSASIKTACEQKESSHILGPLLSSPFCEPHLTTLVQEIFLIAQNSDDLKMQQNAAWAVSFLRNGLWSKELLNAESNDQTDVVDSKTISHNFPEDNLVMKLTIWLMHLNNSGAGAIAHVGTVVTVLRCLSRAPRLPTVDWGLIIRRCMRYEAQVSEVLLPDSALKRGALREECVQFSIAHANQFDPLLTFLDELSDLTRFRTLELNLQSCLLFHLAGLIKVFSGSRLEKLLDDIAEYFGSDILYQGYSSDQKSSLRISCWVGLYQCLEEAVLSSVEYISNLEKCIEVLFHLLPASESAAFTGVDLPNAAEEWRVAVQCLAKAQGDWLLDFLQVPLGDLVQGGSQSNEVLKKILAKVKLVRMGSIPLTELGRLKAYMLNSKSKDGSVKRQWLVDAVEISCVSSYPSIALKFLGLLSGSCCKYGSLLTLDQLSVLSDLPVTLPSLVTEPSWEVVAESIVSTLWTSTERIYYLVTDKGPPDNTNSTQPIDGSEKDIASFLLHVMYHTCTCLKEYLPLEKQLRLANMLVT from the exons ATGGACTCTTACACTCCTTTACTCCAGAAAACACGGGTTCCACAACCCTCGCTCCAAAAATTCGCGGTGATTTCAATCTTCTCGAAGCTACGATCCGCGCCGAGTTACCTCGACCCGGATTCCGAACCCGGTAGAGAAGCTATCTCTCAATGCCTCCGCTCCGCTTCTCCATCCGTCGTCGACCAGTCTGTACGCGAGCTCTGTCGCCTCCTATTGGACTCCAGATTGGACCTCTCCCGAACTTTGCTGGAGCTCCAGTCTGCACTCGAAGGGTCCGACCCAAAATTTGTTGGTTTATTTGTTAAAGCTCTTGGATTTGTCGttcgggtcgggtttcaaaggAATCATGGGTCGTGGCGTTTTTCTTCTATTGAGAATCACCCCTTTGTTATG ATTTTGTCATCAAGAACTGAGGTTCAGTCTGAATTGGTTCAGCAAGTCTTACTATTTTTCGGACAGAATAGAAGATCGGGAATGGTGGAAATTTGTGAATTCTTGAGACCCTTTTTGAATTTTTCGATTCTACGCGTGCCCTTTTCGAATTCTTCGTCATCTTTGTTTGCAAGGCAGTTGATATCATCAATGGCTTCGTTTTGTTGTTCTTTCCCTGATGAGGCGATTCCGGTTTTAAAGCTACTGATAGGTTGCCTTAAGCATGCGTCACATAAGAATTCAGAT GAGCTTAAGAACTCATATTATTTTCTGGAATCCATAGTTGATGCATATACGGTCGTTTTGAGACACTTGGTTGGAACCGGACTG CTGGTTACTGAGGCTCAACTGTTTGGTGTGGAACTGTCAGATGCTATTCTTTCATTATTGACATGTCATCACCGGCATGCTGGTAGTAGTGAACCAATTGTTGAACTAGTGAAGCGGCTGTTTGTTGCCCAGAAAAATCTTTCTTTGCAATATATGCCTGAAATATCATCAACACTGCTATCCTTATTTGTTGTCCTGATTCAATCTGATCTTGAATACGAACAACTCTCTTTATTGAAACTCCTGAACTTCCTTTTAAAATGGAAAAGTGAAAAGG aatatGAGGTTGATAGAGTCAAATGTGCTACGAGCGAAGAGCTTTTGTTCACATTTCCTGTCATCAACCTATTATCATCTACATCTAGATCTATTAAAGGAGAAGCAGCAGAATTGCTTGTGACGCTGGAAAAGGTCCTAGTAGAACTGTCAAAAGCACCAAAGGCTGGACTAGCCAAAGAAGGGGGATTCCCCCCTATCAGCTCTCTAGGATCGATTGCTTATAGGCTTTTGCGATGCttgtggtttcag GACCAGTTTTTACTGCCCACTTCCTTCCTGAATTTTGCTTCCAGTGGCAAAACGGATGTCAAAGTAATGCACCAGAAACCAAGACATTGGGCTTCTCAGTTAAGAGAATACATTTTGTCGATTGTAGACAGAAGAAAATCCTCCCTATCTGTTTCTCAGTCTCAAGAACGTTTCACAAGGG AACTGCCCCCTTTACTCGGTGCCATTACTGGTGTTTTGGTGATGCACCGGTCATTTGGAGATACGGCAATTGATTTGCTGGGTGCTATTGGCATTGTGGACCCCAAACAGGGAGTGCCACTGCTGCTAGCAATTCTATTTTATAGTAACATCTTCACCAGTAAAGACATTAGTTACCAGAATATGTTg CCAAAACTTCTGGCATTACTTCCATCACTTGCTTCACATTCTGTGATGATTCCCCTCATAATTCAGACAATCTTGCCGATGCTTCAGAAAGATGGAAAACC TGTGTTGTATGCCACCGGCGCTCGTTTGCTTTGTCAGACCTGGGCAATCAATGACCGTGCCTTTGGGAGTTTGCAA GCAATATTGCTTCCGAAGGGGCTCACTGAATTCAAGCATGAGAGAAACATCTTAATAAGTTTGGCTGCCTCCATTCGGGACATTTGCAGAAAGAACCCTGATAGGGGGGTGGATCTTATCTTATCTGTTTCG GCTTGCATTGAGAGCCAAGATCATATTATTAAAGCTCTTGGATTTCAGAGCCTTGCACATCTATGTGAAGCTGATGTAATTG atttttatactGCCTGGGATGTCATTGGTAAGCATGCGGTAGACTACACCACAGACCCGGCTCTTGCACAAAG CATATGCCTCCTTCTGAGATGGGGTGCAATGGATGCTGAAGCATATTCAGAAGCTTCAAGGAATGTCTTGCAAATTTTATGGGGTATTGGAACTGCTGTACATGTCAGTCATGCACTTGAGTGGGCAAGGGCAAGGATCTTTGCCTTTGAGGCCCTGAGCCAATATGAG GTTACACATATACAAATAGGAATTCCAGATTTTAAGACAGTGAACACGGATTTGCTTTTACGTGAGACGAATCTTGATGTGCTCACGGCTATGGAAGGATTTCAAGTCAAGATCATAACTCATGAACATGT GAATCGTCGAAGGTTggtgaaggagaaaaaaattgctGGAAGTAAGATTGAGAAGTTGCTAAATGTATTTCCACAGGTTCTCGTCTCAG GGATAAAAGGTAGTGCTGGGCAATTACCTGGGGCAGCTCTGTTATGCCTTTCCTTTACCCCTAAAGATGTGAACAGCCAATGCTTGTCAAGA GTATCTGTAGATTTCCATGCTGGATATGAGAGTGCACTGGTGGAAATAGCTGCTTCTCTTCAATTATCAAGAAATATTTTCACTGCCCTTCTTTCATTGCAATCTTGGAAGTCCTTCATGCGGCGTTGGATAAGGGCAAATATTTCATCCCTTGATGCTAAAGCACCATCTGTTTCATTAGATAAAACTTCTAAAGCTGCTACCGATATCCTGAAG CGTGTGATGCGACTTGCTGAAGAGTCTATCCCAAGTTCTGCTGAAAATATTGCTCTGGCTATTGGTGCACTCTGTGTG GTGTTGGCTCCATCTACCCATACTGTCAAATCAACTGCTTCAAAGTTTCTGCTAAACTGGTTGTTCCAGAATGAGCATGATCATCGCCAATGGTCAGCCGCAATATCTCTTGGATTGGTTTCAAGTTGTCTTCATGTAACTGATCACAAACAGAAATTTGAGAATATCACTGGACTTATAAAG GTTTTGCATGGCAGCAAAAGCATCCTCGTCAAAGGAGCTTGTGGGCTTGGCTTGGGCTTTGCATGCCAAGACCTTCTTACCAGGTTTGAAGCTGCTGATAATGTTGATTTGGATAAAGAAAAGTACAAGGCACAGGAGGTTGACTTATTAGGGAAGATTCTTAGGACACTACTTCTGATGACAAGCCAGCTCAGTAATGCTTCATATGATATTCTAGAAAGTCTTCCTCCATTTTTCAGCATGGGTGCTAATGATATGGAAATCAATTTGACATCTGACCAGTTGCTTGAGAAGTGTGATGACTTGGAGGAAGATCCTTGGGGTGTTGCTGGTCTTGTCCTTGGCTTGGGGATCTCTTTCAGTGCAATATATAGAGCTGGGGCACATGATGCTATGCTGAAGATAAAGGACTTGATTATATCATGGATCCCACATGTAAACTCTCTAGTAACGAACTCATCTTTTTCCAGTGAAGGAAGGGAGAAAGCTTTATCAGTAGGATCCTGTCTTGCACTTCCCAGTGTTGTGGCATTCTGCCGGAGAGTGGAAATGATCAATGATAATGAGCTGGATCAACTATTAAAGGGCTATCATGAGCTCATATCTGAGTTATTATCTGTTAAAAAATCTGGTACTTTCCATCAGAGCTTGATGTTGGCATCATGCATTGGTGCCGGAAGTCTTATCGCTTGCATTTTGAATGAAGGTGTGCACCCTCTTGAAGCTGAATTTGTAAAAGGTTTACTGGAGATGTTTAGAAAATGCTACTGTAGTTCTTTCCCTCCTATCATCCATTTGGGTGGGATGCTTGGAGTTGTTAATGCAATGGGAGCTGGTGCAGGGATTTTGGTTCATGCCCATCACTTCTCAGCCTCAATCAAGACTGCTTGTGAACAAAAG GAATCTTCTCATATTTTGGGCCCTTTACTTTCAAGCCCTTTTTGTGAGCCACATTTGACAACATTGGTGCAAGAGATATTTCTCATTGCGCAAAATTCTGATGATCTTAAAATGCAACAAAATGCAGCTTGGGCCGTTTCATTCCTTCGAAATGGTTTGTGGTCAAAGGAACTTCTAAATGCTGAAAGCAATGATCAGACTGATGTTGTTGATAGCAAAACAATTTCTCACAATTTTCCTGAGGACAATTTAGTTATGAAGCTGACTATATGGTTAATGCATTTAAATAACTCCGGG GCAGGGGCTATTGCACATGTGGGCACTGTTGTAACAGTTTTAAGATGCCTTTCCCGAGCTCCTAGATTGCCAACAGTGGATTGGGGATTGATCATTAGACGCTGCATGAGATATGAGGCTCAAGTGTCTGAGGTGTTGTTGCCAGATTCAGCTCTTAAGAGGGGAGCCCTTCGGGAGGAATGTGTACAATTCTCAATAGCTCATGCGAATCAATTTGATCCCCTCCTGACTTTCCTTGACGAGCTATCTGATTTGACTAGGTTCAGGACACTAGAGCTGAATCTACAGTCATGTCTGCTCTTTCATCTTGCAGGCCTGATAAAAGTATTCTCAGGTTCCAGGCTAGAGAAACTGCTTGATGATATTGCTGAATACTTTGGCTCAGATATTTTATACCAAGGGTATAGCTCTGATCAGAAGAGCTCATTGAGAATCTCATGCTGGGTGGGTCTCTATCAGTGTCTAGAAGAAGCTGTCCTTAGCTCTGTAGAGTACATATCAAACCTTGAAAAGTGCATAGAGGTGCTGTTTCACTTGTTGCCTGCATCAGAATCTGCTGCCTTCACAGGAGTGGATCTGCCAAACGCTGCAGAGGAATGGCGTGTGGCAGTTCAATGCTTGGCAAAGGCTCAAGGGGATTGGTTATTGGATTTCCTGCAG GTTCCATTAGGGGATCTTGTGCAAGGAGGTAGCCAGTCAAATGAAGTCCTAAAGAAGATTCTAGCGAAAGTGAAGCTAGTTAGGATGGGTTCCATCCCATTAACCGAGCTTGGAAGATTAAAAGCTTATATGCTGAACTCTAAATCAAAGG ATGGTAGTGTCAAAAGACAGTGGCTTGTTGATGCAGTGGAGATTAGTTGTGTCTCGAGCTATCCTTCCATA GCCTTAAAGTTTCTCGGTCTGCTATCTGGTAGCTGTTGCAAATATGGGTCTCTTCTGACTTTGGACCAGCTATCCGTGTTGAGTGATCTACCAGTTACCCTCCCTTCCCTTGTGACCGAACCTAGTTGGGAAGTTGTTGCGGAATCCATTGTTTCTACCCTTTGGACATCAACCGAACGCATATACTACTTGGTTACTGACAAAGGACCCCCTGACAATACAAATAGCACGCAACCTATTGACGGAAGTGAAAAGGATATTGCCTCCTTTCTATTGCATGTGATGTATCATACCTGTACATGTTTAAAAGAGTATTTGCCTTTGGAGAAGCAGCTTAGGCTTGCCAATATGCTGGTCACTTGA